In the genome of Luteitalea pratensis, the window TGATCACGAAGGCCGCCGAATACATCGAGGCGCGCGACAAGGGTGAGCGCACCTTCGGGGGGCAGAAGTACGCCCCCATCGACGACGCCGCGCGCGACGCGGTCCTGCTGCAGGTCCTGCCATGGCTGCGGGGCCAGGTGTCCGCCTCCGCCGGCGCTACGGCGGACGGGTCCCAGAAACGGATGATCGCGACGCTCCAGCACGACGCCACCATCCTCCGCTTCGTGAACAGTCACGACGCGGCGCGGCTCGCCGAACTCGGCACGTCGTGCCCGGACCATTTCCTCCGCACGAAGATCAAGCCGCTGTACGTGGCGTGGGATCCGTCGACGGGAGACCTCGAGGGACTGCGCCGTCGGCTCGCCGACGGGCTCGAGCAGTACCGGCGCGACTACGCGGCGTACTACGAGGCGTGCCGTCATCCGGATTCGCCGGCGATGCGCGACCCGAACCCCACGGTGATCCTCATCCCCGGGCTCGGCATGATCGCGTTCGGCAAGGACAAGAGCGAGTCGCGCGTGACCGCGGAGTTCTACAACTGCGCCGTCGAGGTGATGCGAGGCGCCGAGGCGATCGACGAGTACGTGGCGTTGCCGCAGCAGGAAGCGTTCGACATCGAGTACTGGCTGCTCGAGGAAGCCAAGTTGCAGCGCATGCCGGCCGAGAAGGCCCTTGCGCGGCGTGTCGTGGTCGTCGTCGGTGCCGGCAGCGGCATCGGCCGGGCCGTGGCGCACCGCGTCGCTGCCGAGGGCGCGCACGTGGTCTGTGCGGACCTGTCGGAGGACACCGCCGCGGCGACCGCCGAGGAGCTCACGAAGAAGTACGGCGTCGGCATCGGCGTCGCCGGCAGCGGCATCAGCGGCAGCGGTCCGGCGATCGGCGCCGCGGTGGACGTGACCGATCGGGCCAGCGTGCAGCGGCTCGTCCGCGATACGGTCATGGCCTACGGCGGCCTCGACCACGTCGTCGTCACGGCGGGTATCTTCCCGACGCCGGACGCGACTGGACGCGTCACCGACGCGATGTGGCGCACGACGTTCGACATCAACGTGCTGGGCGGCTACCTGGTGGCCGACGAATGCCGCCAGGTGTGGGAGGCGCAGCAGTTGCCCGGCAGCCTCGTCCTCACGACGAGCGTCAACGCCATCGTCGCCAAGAAGGGATCGGCGGCGTACGACGCATCGAAGGCCGCCGCCAACCACCTGGTGCGGACGCTGGCCGTCGAACTCTCGCCGCTGGTGCGCGTGAACGGGCTGGCACCCGCCACCGTGGTCCAGGGATCGACGATGTTCCCCAAGGAACGGGTGATGTCGTCGCTCAAGAAGTACGGCATCGCGTTCGACCCGGACGCGTCGGCCGACGTGCTGCGCCGCCAGTTGGCGGAGTTCTATGCGCAGCGCACGTTGACGCGCCAGCCGATCACCCCGGACGACCAGGCCGAAGCCGCGTACTTCCTGCTGTCGGACCGCACCGGCCGCATCACCGGCCAGGTGCTGAACGTGGATGGGGGATTGCCGGAGGCGTTCGTTCGTTAACGCCTGACGCTTAACGCCTGACGCTTGCCGCCTACGGCCTGCAGCCTACCGCCTGCGGCCTACATCGCCAGTCTGCGGCGTTCGGCGTTCAACGTTCGGCGTTTGTCGGATGCCGTAGGCATTCGTCCCGAACCCGTCCCAATCGACGCGCAGGCCCGGATCATTTCGCCTATTCTGTCCACGTCTCCGGAGGACAGTCGATGTCGAAACGCCTGCCGTGCACATTCTCGTTCGCACTGCTGTCTGCGCTCGTCGTGGCCTTGCCGATGGGCCAGTCGGCGGACCGCCTCGCGGCTGCTCGAGCGCGGTCGTCAACGCCCGGCCAGCGCCCGGCCCGGCCACCCCGGCCCAGGGAGGCCCCGCAGGCACCGCCGCGGTCGCCCGTGGCGCCATCCACGGCGGCGCGCGTGCCGCAGGCCCCCGCCGTGCCGAAGGTGGAGTTCGAGAAGTTCACGCTGCCCAACGGCCTGCAGGTCATCCTGCACGTCGATCGCAAGCTGCCGATCGTCCACGTCAACCAGTGGTTCCACGTCGGCTCGAAGAACGAGAAGCCGGGCCGCACGGGCTTCGCGCATCTCTTCGAGCACATGATGTTCCAGGGCTCGAAGAACGTCCCGGGCGAGTACTTCAACATCGCCGAGAAGGCCGGCGCCAACCTGCACGAAGGTGGCGTCAACGGCACCACCGACAACGACCGCACGAACTACTTCGCGACGGTGCCCTCGGGCAACCTCGAGACGCTGCTGTGGGTCGAGTCCGATCGGCTGGCGACGCTGCTCGACGTCACCGATCAGAAGAAGCTGGACAACCAGCGCGACGTCGTCAAGAACGAACGGCGGCAGGGCCTCGAGAACCAGCCGTACGGACGGTGGATCGACATCCTCTTCGATCAGCTCTTCCCCCGGGGCCACCCGTATTCGTGGCCGGTCATCGGCAGCATGGAGGACCTGAGCGCCGCGTCCCTGGACGACGTGAAGGACTTCTTCCGCCGCTACTACACGCCCAACAACCTGTCGCTTGTCATCGCCGGCGATTTCGATCCCGCCCAGGCCAGGGCGCTCGTCGAGAAGTATTTCGGGTCGATCCAGCCCGGGCCTGCCCTCGATCGGCCAGACCGCTGGGTGTCCTCGCTCGACGCCGAGCGCATCGTCGAAGTCGCCGATCGGGTGCCGCAGGAACGGACCTACATGATCTGGCCCGCGCCCGAGTACTTCGCGGCCGACGACGCGGCGCTGAACCTGGCGTCGCGGATCCTGACCGACGGGCTGTCGTCGCGGTTGAACAAGGCGCTCGTGTACGACAAGCCGTTGTGCACGGCGGTGAGCTCGTTTCCACTCGGCGCCGAGATTGCGGGCGCAATCGTCGTGCAGGCGACTGCACGCCCTGGTTCTTCGCTCGGCGAGGTCGAGCGAATCGTCACCGAGCAGATTGCGCTGCTGGCGAAAGCGGGCCCGACGCAGGCCGAACTCGATCGGGCGCGCACGAAGCAGGAGTTCGAGTTCGTCTCCGGGCTGGAGCGCATCGGTGGGTTCGGCGGCAAGGCGGACCTGTTGAACCAGTACAACGTGTACCTCGGCGAACCCGGCAAATTCGAGGCCGACATGGGTCGCTACCGCACGGTGGCGGTTGGCGACGTCCGCGCCGCCGTCGATCGGTGGCTGAACACGCGCAACCGGCTGCTCATCCACTTCCGCCCCGAGACGTCGGGCCGGCCCGCGGAGTCCACGCTCGATCGTTCGAAACAGCCGGCGCTCGGCGAGGACCGGCCGTTCCGCGCGCCAACGGTGCAGACGGCAACGCTGGACAACGGCCTCGAGCTCCTGGTCGTCGAGCGATCGGATCTGCCGAAGGTGGCGATTACCGTCGCGACGCGGGCGGGAGCGATTGCCGATCCCGCGGGCAAGGACGGGCTCGCGCAGATGACCATCCGTGCCATCGACATGGGCACGGCGACCCGCAAGGCGCTCGACATCGAGAACGCGTTCGGCGATCTCGGCGCGACGCTGGCCGGGAGCGTTGGCCGCGAGTACTCGTTCGTCAACTTCGAAGTGTTGAAGCGGAACCTGTCGCCGGCCATCGGCATCACGGCCGACGTCGTGATGAACGCGACGTTCCCCGAGGCCGAGGTCGAGCGCGAGAAGAAGCGGCAGCTCGACCTGCTGGCGCAGACCGAGAAGAACGGCGGCGCCATTGCGTCCCGGGTCCGCGCGATCCTCGCGTTCGGACCTGACCATCCGTACGGACGTCCGGCCCAGGGCTTCCCGCGGACGATCCAGGGCATCACGCGCGACGATCTCGTCTCGTTCCACAAGGATCGCTGGAAGCCGGGAAGTTCGGCGATCGTCTTCGTGGGGGCGGTCACCCTTGCGGAGGCGACAGCGCTCGCAACGCAGCATTTCGGCGCGTGGAGCGGCGGCGCGGCCTCGCCCGTCACGATACCTGCCGCGAAGCCGGCGCCGGCTGGGCGGATCTACCTGGTCGATCGGCAGGATGCGGCGCAGACCAACGTCCAGCAGTTCCTCCCCGCGCCGCGGCGCGACAGCGACGATTACTACGCACTGCTGCTCGCCGACGCCGTGTGGGGCGGTGGCGGCTTCGGCACGCGCCTCAACATGAACCTTCGCGAGGAGAAGGGCTACTCCTACGGCGTGTTCTCGACACTGCAGCTGCTGAAGGAAGCCGGTTCCTGGTACGCGTCGGGCGGTGTCCAGACCGACAAGACCAAGGAGTCGGTCGTCGAGTTCGACAAGGAACTGAAGGCTCTCGGCGGTGCCAGGGAGATCACCGCCGACGAGTTCGCGACCGCCAGGCAGGTGAAGACGCGCGGCTACGCGCAGCAGTTCGAGGCGTTCACGCGCGTCGCCGGCGAGATCGCCACCCTCTGGTCGCAGGGGCTGCCGATGACGGAACTGCAGCGCGAATACGACGAGACCGCCAGGGCGACGCTGGACGCGACGCTCGCCGCCGCGAAGAAGTACGCGCGTCCGGAGCGCGCGTCGATCGTCCTCGTCGGCGACCGGCGCACCGTCGAGGCCGGCCTGCGCGAACTCGCGCTCGGAGAGGTCGTGGTCCTCGATTCCGAGGGCAAGCCCGCGGCTGCCGCAGGCGGCACAGGATCGGGGAGCGGCAGGTAAGCTTCAGTCGCTTCCCTATCCCGCGTCGTCCGTCGACCTGACGTTTCAGGCGTAGGCGTCGAGCTTGCTCGACGCTCACCACAACGGCCGGCTGGGACAGCCGGCCGCTACCTTTCTTTCGGCGTTCGGCGTTCGGCGTTCAGCGTTCAGCGTTCAGCGTTCGGCGTTCTTCTACGTCCCCTTGCACTCCGATGGGAAGCTGTCGTAGGCTTCCCATCGGACTCCGATGGAACGCACTCCCGACATCGTCAAAGGCACGCTCGACCTCCTCGTCCTCAAGGCCCTCAGCTGGGGACCGGCCCATGGCTACGCCGTCGCGCGCTGGATCGAGGGCGCGACCGACGACCTGCTCGCGGTGGGGGAGGGGACGCTGTACCCGGCGCTGCATCGCCTCGAGGAGCGAGGGCTCGTGACCGCGACATGGGGCGCGTCCGAGAACAATCGCCGCGCGAAGTACTACGAGCTCACGCGGCCGGGGCGCCTGCGGCTGCAGGTCGAGGTCGCGAGCTGGGAGCGGTACGCGGCCGCCATCTCCGCGGCGCTTGTCGCGCCGGCGCTCCAGTAGGGCAGGCCGATGCCCCGGTGGACTCGTTTCAGAGACCTGTTCGGCCCCAACCCCCGTGCCGACGTCGACGAGGAACTCTCGTTCCACATCGAGATGCGGACGCGTGAACTCGCCGAGCGCGGCGAGACGCCCGAACGCGCGCGTGAGATTGCCCTCGCACGCGTCGGCGATCTCGCTGGTCCCCGCCGCGAGTGCATCGACATCGACAGCCGAAGGCACCGACGCATGGCACGCCTGTCGTTCGTCTCCGACCTGCGTCACGACGTGGCGTTCGCGCTGCGCCTGCTGCGCCGGAGCCCGCTCGTGGCGCTCACCGCCGTCCTCACGCTCGGACTCGGCATCGGCGCGACGACGGCGATCTTCAGCGTGGTGTACGCGGTGCTGCTGCAGCCGCTGCCGTACCCGGCGCCCGGCCGTCTGTACGACGTCCACATGCTCTACCCGGATGGGTCACGCTACTCGCTGTCGGCGCCCGACTTCATGAGCGTGCGGCAGGACACTCGCGCATTCGAGCAGATCGAGGCAGTCGCCGACAGCCTCGGCACGCTGATCGAGGGCGAGCCCCGGGAAGTGCGGATCGCGCGGGTCAGCGATGGCCTCTTTCGACAACTCGGCATCGATGCCGTCGAGGGACGGACGTTCCTGGCCGCCGAGCACGCGCCGGGGCGGGACGCGGTGGTCGTCCTCGGTCACGCCTTCTGGATGCAGGCGTTCGGCGGCGATCGCGGCGTCCTCGGCCGCGTGTTGACCTTCGGCGACGGCAGGTTCGAGATCGTCGGGGTCCTGAAACCGGGCGCGCGCCTCATCGAGGCTGCCGACGTCTATCGGCCGCTCGCATACGGCCCGACCTTCGACGCCACGACCGCCAACGGGCGTCGTTCGGAGTTCCTGACCGTGATCGGCCGTGCGCGACAGGGTGTCGACGTTCGCGCCGCCAGCGTCGACCTGCGGGCGGTCGGCCGGCGGCTGCAGCAGGCGTTCCCCGACACGAACGCGGGCATGACGATTGACGCCAGACCGCTCGCCGAAGTCGTGACCGGGGACGTCCGTGCGCCGCTGCTCATGCTGCTGGGCGCGGTGGCCTTCGTGCTCCTCGTCGCGTGCGCGAACGTGGCTCACCTGCTCCTCGCGCGCGTCTCGGCACGGCGGGCGGAACTGGGCATCCGTGCGGCGCTCGGCGCCACCCGAGGACGGATCGCCAGGCAATTGCTCGTCGAGAGTGGGGTGCTGGGCGTGCTCGGCGGCGCCTTCGGGCTCGCGATCGCCGTCATCGGCATCAGGCTGCTCGTGGCCGCGCAGCCGGCCGACATTCCACGGCTGGATGGCATCGCGCTGAGCCAGCCGGTGCTCCTCGTCGGCCTGCTCAGCACGCTTGGCGCCGGCCTCCTGCTCGGCGCGTTGCCCGCGTGGCAGGCCACCGGCCTCTCGCTGACCTCCGCGCTGCACGAAGGCGGACGCGATGCGGGCGCGTCGGGAGGCTCAGGCCGCGCCCGCGCGTTCCTCGTCGTCGCCGAAGTGGGACTGGCCGTGGTGCTCCTGACAGGGGCGGGGCTGTTCGTGCGCAGCCTCGTCGCGCTGTCGCACGTCGATCCCGGCTTCCGTCCCGATCGCATCGTCACGTTTCGGCTGACGCTGACTGGCGAGGCGTACCAGGAAGCGGCCGAGGTCCGGCGCCGCGTAGATACCCTCGTGGAGCGCTTGCGCGCGCTTCCCGGCGTCCAGGCCGTGGCCCTCACCAGCACGCTACCGCTGTCAGGCCGAGGCGCGATGAACGACTTTGCCGTCGAAGGGCAGCCGCCCCCTCCGGCCAACGTTAACCAGGAGATTGCGGTCGCGAGCGTGACGCCGGGCTACTTCGATGCGATCGGCGTCCCGCTCGAGAGCGGACGCTGGCTCGCAGACACCGATCGCAACGAGGCGCCGCGCGTGGCGCTGATCAACGAGGCTGGCGTGCGCCACTGGTTCGGTGGCCATGATCCGGTCGGTCGTCGCGTGGTGTCCGGGACGACGCGCGAGATCGTGGGGGTGGTGGGCAACGTGCCGCAACGCTCGCTCGGCGATCCGACAGCACCGCAGCTGTTCGTGCCGTACGCGCAGCGATCCACGCGTTCGCTGCGGTTCGTGGTCCGCAGTGCCGGCGACGTCGGCAGCCAGCTGGCGGCCGTGCGGGCCGCGGTTCGGTCGGTCGATCCGAACCTGCCGTTGACCGACGTCACGCCACTCCGCGAAGTCATCACGGCCTCGCTCGCGCGGAACCGGTTCTACACCGCGCTCCTCGCGATTTTTGCCGGCGTCGGCCTGGTGCTGGCCGCGACAGGCGTTTTCGGTGTCATGAGTTATGCGGTGAGCCAGCGGTCGCAGGAACTCGGCATCCGCCTGGCCCTTGGTGCCTTGCCGGCGGCGGTGCTACGGCTCGTCGTGCGCCAGTCGCTGCACCTCACGACGACCGGGCTGGTGGCGGGACTGGCCGGAGCGGTGCTGCTCGCCCGCCTGGTCCAGCAGCAACTCTACGCGGTCACGCCTCTCGATCCACTGACGCTGGTCGTCGTGGCGGCAACGCTCACGCTGACGGCGCTGGTGGCGAGCTTCGTCCCGGCTCGACGCGCTGCGAGACTCGATCCGGCGCGGTCGATGCGCGGCGAGTAGCGCCTAACGCTGAACGGCGAACGCCGAACGCCAAGCATCCACGCCGATCGGTGCGCGTCGAGCAAGCTCGACGCCTACACCAAGTACGTAGCCGTCGAGTCGACGGGCGACGGGATCAGTCTCAGGTCTCAGGTCTCACGTCTCAAGGCAATGCCAGACGTGATCCTAAAGGCCTGAGACCTGAGACCTGAGACTTGAGGCGTGAGCTCCCTAAGCCGTGAGCCGTGAGCCGTAAGCCGCAGATTGCAGGCTGCAGATTGCAGGCTGCAGGCTGCAGCCTGTAGGCCGCAGGCTACTTGACGGCGATATTGCCGCTCGCGGTGCTGAGCCGGAGCATGGGGCCGCCGCCGTGCACCGTGCCCTGCACACGACGCCGATCGATGCGGCCCTGCACCGTCAGCGGTGCGGTGATGTCGAGGCTCCCTGAACTGGTGCTGGCGTCGAGCGAGAAGCCCTGCTCTTCGGGCACGTCGACCGTGACGTTGCCGGATGCGGCCGAAACCTTCCAGTCACCGGTCGGCTTGCCCGAGACACCGATGCTGCCGCTACCCGTCGATGCGGTGAGCAGGCCGACGACGCCGGTGAGCGAGATGTCGCCGCTGCCGGTGTTCGCCTTCACGTCGCCCTGGCCGCTGAGCGTCGCCTGGATGCTGCCGCTGCCAGTCGACAGCGCCGCACCCTTCTTGCCGTCCTTCAGGCTGATGTCGCCCGAGCCGGTCCGGAGGTCGACGTCGCCGCCGATCGAGGCCGCCGTGACGCTGCCCGAGCCGCTGTTGGCCTTCACCGCGCCACCGACACCGGTCACCGACACCGAGCCGGAGCCTGAGTTGGCCTGCACTGCGGTCGGTGCGGGCACCGTGATCTGGTAGGAGACCGACACCGCCCGGCGGGTGTCCTCGTCGGCGATCTTGCCCACCGTCACGGCGTCACCGCTCTGTGTGATCGGCGGGTTGGCCAGCAGGCGCTGTGCGAGATCGGCGGCATTGGACGGCACGTTCCAGCCCGTGCGCACCTTCACGGTGCCCTTGATGACCATCGCGTTGCCGCTGCCACCCTGCACGGTGACCTCACCGCTGCCGGTGGACACGTCGAGCGAGGGCGACGCCCCGACGGTCACGGTCTTCTCGAAGGTGAGCGACTGGGCCGAAGCCAGCGCGGGAACGATGACGAGCAGCGAGGCGGCAATCGCCGACGACAGGCGAACGGACATCCATACTCCTTGTTGAGGGGCTTCTGCGTTTGACGGGGGCTCGGGGGAAGGAGTTCATTGACGAACGCCGAACGCCCGAACGCCGAACGCTGAGCAGCAACGTAGAACGGCGAACGTTGAATGCCGAACGCTGAACATGTGCGTCGAGCAAGCTCGACGCCTACATGAAAACGCCGTACGCCGTACGCTGTACGCCGAAGAATGCGTCGACCTGAAGGTCGACGCCTACGAACCCACTGAAATGTAGCCGTCGACCTTCCACCTTCGCCGAGGCTGCGGCGGACAAGTCAGGTCGACGGGCGGTAGCGAGATCAGTCTCGAGTCTGGCGTGAGCCTTGAGCCTTGAGCCTGAGACCTGAGCCTTGAGCCCTGAGCCTTGAGCCCCTAAGCCCGTAAGCCGTAGCCGTGAGCCGCGCCGCAGGCTGTAGGGCTGCAGGCCGTAGCCTACTTGACGGCGATATCGCCGCTCGCAGTGCTGAGGCGCAGCGTCGGGCCGCCGCCGCGGACGGCGCCCTGGGCGCGCCGGTGTCCGGGCTGCTTCTCGATGTTGAGGCCGGACGCCACGGCGAGGTCGCCCGAGGCCGTGCTCGCGTCCAGCGTGTAGCCCTGTTCGGCCGGCACGGCCACTTCGACGTCACCGGAAGCCGAGGACACCTTCCAGTCGCCGGTCGGCTTGCCCTCCACGCTGATGCTGCCGCTGCCGGTGCTGGCGCTCAACAGGCCGACGACGCCGGTCAGCCTGATGTCGCCGCTGCCCGTCGAGGCGCGGACGTCGCCGGAGCCCGAGAGCGCCGCCACGATGTCGCCGCTGCCGGTGCTGAAATTGGCCTTGTTCATCGCGTCCTTCAGGGCGATGTCGCCCGAGCCGGTGCGCACGTCCACCTCGCCGGAGATGCCGGCCACGCTCACGTCTCCCGAGCCACTGCTGGCCTTCACGGTCTTCACTCCCGTCACCACGACGTCGCCTGACCCGGTGCCGACGACCACGCCCGTGGCGGCGGGCACGCTGATCTCATAGGCGATCGACACGGCGTTGCGGGTCGTCTCGTCGCTGATGCGTCCGACCTTGACGGCGTCGCCGGTCTGCTCGATCGGCGGATTGGCGGCCACCTGCTTCGCGATCTCGGCGGCATTGGCCGGTGCGTTCGAGCCCTTGTTCACCGAGACCAGCCCCTTGACGACAATCGCTCCACCGGCGGCCGCGCGGACAGTGACATCACCGCTGCCGCTGGAGACGTCGAGCGTGGGAGCCGCGCCGACGTTCAGCGAGCGTTCGAACGGGACCGGCTGCGCCATGGCCAGGATCGGGGCGAGGGTCAACAGCGAGGCGGCGAGCGCGGGCGAAAAACGCAGGGACATCGGGGCTCCTTGGGAAGGACTCTGCGGCTTTGACGGCAGGGCCCGGTCCGGAGTTCACGGCAGTCCGGGCCTTGGGCCTTCGGCCGTCGGCCTTCGAAAGGGAGGCAAGGAGTTTGAGACCTGAGACTTGAGACTTGAGACGCGAGGCATCAGGCATCAGGCATCAGGCATGAGGCATCAGGCATCAGATAATGCGGCGTGACTGAAGCCCCACGCGGCCACGCCGGCCTGATCCTGCTCCTCGGCAGCCTGACGGCGATCGCGCCGATGTCCATCGACATGTACCTGCCGGCATTTCCAGCGTTGCAGGCCACCTTCGCCACCGACGCCGCCGCGGTGCAGCGGACGCTCTCGGTGTTCTTCATCGGGCTCGCCCTCGGACAACTCTTCTACGGGCCGCTGTCGGACCGCTATGGGCGTCGGCGCCCCCTGCTGGTCGGGCTGGCGCTCTACACCGTCGCCTCGGCCGGCTGTGCGCTGGCCGGTTCGATTCCTCAACTGATGTGCTGGCGCGGGCTGCAGGCGCTCGGCGGTTGTGCCGGGGTGGTCATGGCGCGTGCCGTGGTCCGCGACGTGTTCGGGCCGCGCGAGGCGGCTCGCGTCCTGTCGTCGCTGATGCTCGTCATGGGTGTCGCCCCCATCCTGGCGCCGATGGTCGGCGGATGGGTGCTCGCGCACGCCGGGTGGCGGGCGCTGTTCGGCATCCTGGTCGCGTTCGGGGCGGCGACGTGGGTCGCCGTGGCGCGAGGCCTGCCCGACACCCCGCCAGCGGCCCGGGCGACGACACTCACGGTGGCCAGCGTGGCTGCGGCCTTCGGGAGGGTCGCGAGGCACGCGAGGTTCCGGCGCTTCGCAGGCGCCGGGGCGCTGGCCCAGTGCGTGCTGTTTGCCTACATCGCCGGTGCGCCGTTCCTCTACATGCAGGTCCTCGGGCTGTCGCCGACGGGGTTTGCCGCCATGTTCGGCCTCAATTCGCTGGGGCTGATCGCGGCGTCGCAGATCAACCGCGGCCTGCTGACTCGTGAGACGGCCCGCGACGTGCTCTCGCGAGCGCTGGTCCTGCAGATCCTTGCGGCGGCGTTGTTCGTAGTCCTGGCGAGGGCGGTGACCCCCGGCCTGTTCCGCCTCGCGGGCCCCGTGTGGCTGGTCGTGCTCCTGCTCGGGTTCGTCCTGCCCAACACCACCGCGCTGGCGTTGGCGCCGTTCGATCGCGACGCGGGCACCGCGTCGGCGTTGCTCGGGTCGCTGCAGTACGGTACGTCCGGGCTGGCCACCCTCGTGGTGTCGGCGGCGTTTGACGGCACGCTCAGGCCGATGGCTGTGGCGATTCTGCTCTTCGTGGGTGGGGCGTGGGTGCTGGCGACCCGCCGGATCCCCGCGCAGCCGGACCTTTAGGCGGGCGTCCGCGGCACCCGGCCGGGCCACGAAGTTTTCACAATTTGGCCGAAGATTTAACGTTGGCGGCACACGCGGTCTGTTAACCTCGACGGTCGGATGATCCTCGAACCCACGCAACCATCACGCCGTGCCTTGCTGCTCGGACTCCTGACTTCCGTGACCGCGGCCGCCTGTGGTGGCAGCAGCGACACGGCGCCGACACCCGTCAACGAAACCTGGGTGGCCAACGTGCCGTTCTCCACCACGGATTTGACGGTCGGAACTGGCGACGAAGTTGTCAACGGCCTGGTTCTCAGCGTTGACTACGTCGGCTGGCTTTACAGCACCGCGACGTCGGACAACAAGGGCAACCCGTTTGATACGTCGTGTCCGAGCACGTGCAGCCCCTTGCAATTCACTGTGGGGGCAGGCCGGTTGATCAAGGGGTTCGAGCAGGGTGTCGTGGGTATGAAGATAGGGGGGATCCGGCGCGTGACGATCCCTCCCGATCTGGCATACGGCGCGACGGGTTCCAGTCCTGCAATTCCGCCCAATGCGACGCTCATTTTCGAGATCCGCGCCAATGGCGTCGTGGTTACTGCGGCCTAGGCGGACAGGCGGAGCCCATGAGCCCCGCTACTTGGTTATCGACGGCCGTTGAGCGGAAGCCCAAGTTCCAGCGCCGCGCGCGGCGCGACGGCCATCCGGCCCGTCCGGGCTACAATGACCGGAACTCCGTGCGTCGCGCCCTCACCCTGCTGTTCGTGGCCGTGGCCTCGCTGGCTGCCTCTGCGTCGTCTGGCCCTGCGCCTGCCGACCGGGAGCCCGATCGCGCCACGTTCGACGCCGTCGTCAAACCCTTCCTCGAAAAGAACTGCACCGACTGCCACAACAATCGCCGGCAGAAGGGCGGGATGAACTTCGAGCGTCTCGCCAGCGCCGACACGATTGGCGTGCACATCGACGACGTGGAGCACATGCTGCTCAAACTCCGGACCGGCGAGATGCCGCCGGAGGACGAGGAGCGGCCCGACCCGAAGGACGTCGAGGCGGTCACGCGCTGGATCGAGCAGGAATTCGACCGGCTCGAGCGCATCACGCCGCCCGACCCTGGCCGCATCACCGCCCGCCGTCTCAATCGGCCCGAATACAACAACACCGTCCGCGATCTCTTCGGCGTCGACGTGCGTCCCGCCGACGACTTCCCGCAAGACGATGCCGGTTATGGCTTCGACAACATCGCCGACGTCCTGTCGCTGTCGCCGGTGCTGCTCGAGAAGTACATGGTCGCCGCCGAGAAGGTCGTGCGGACGGCGATGTTCGGCTACGAAGTCGAGGCCCCGACGCTCGTCCGGCTGAAGGCCCCGACGGCGGCCGTGGCGCCCCTTCGCACACCGCCGGCCCAATACGACACCAGCGGGCTGAGCCTGCCCAACTCTGCGCACGCCAGTCACCGCGTCGCCGTTCCCGGCACCTACCTGATCCGCGTGTTCATGAACGGCAAGCGTCC includes:
- a CDS encoding ABC transporter permease; its protein translation is MPRWTRFRDLFGPNPRADVDEELSFHIEMRTRELAERGETPERAREIALARVGDLAGPRRECIDIDSRRHRRMARLSFVSDLRHDVAFALRLLRRSPLVALTAVLTLGLGIGATTAIFSVVYAVLLQPLPYPAPGRLYDVHMLYPDGSRYSLSAPDFMSVRQDTRAFEQIEAVADSLGTLIEGEPREVRIARVSDGLFRQLGIDAVEGRTFLAAEHAPGRDAVVVLGHAFWMQAFGGDRGVLGRVLTFGDGRFEIVGVLKPGARLIEAADVYRPLAYGPTFDATTANGRRSEFLTVIGRARQGVDVRAASVDLRAVGRRLQQAFPDTNAGMTIDARPLAEVVTGDVRAPLLMLLGAVAFVLLVACANVAHLLLARVSARRAELGIRAALGATRGRIARQLLVESGVLGVLGGAFGLAIAVIGIRLLVAAQPADIPRLDGIALSQPVLLVGLLSTLGAGLLLGALPAWQATGLSLTSALHEGGRDAGASGGSGRARAFLVVAEVGLAVVLLTGAGLFVRSLVALSHVDPGFRPDRIVTFRLTLTGEAYQEAAEVRRRVDTLVERLRALPGVQAVALTSTLPLSGRGAMNDFAVEGQPPPPANVNQEIAVASVTPGYFDAIGVPLESGRWLADTDRNEAPRVALINEAGVRHWFGGHDPVGRRVVSGTTREIVGVVGNVPQRSLGDPTAPQLFVPYAQRSTRSLRFVVRSAGDVGSQLAAVRAAVRSVDPNLPLTDVTPLREVITASLARNRFYTALLAIFAGVGLVLAATGVFGVMSYAVSQRSQELGIRLALGALPAAVLRLVVRQSLHLTTTGLVAGLAGAVLLARLVQQQLYAVTPLDPLTLVVVAATLTLTALVASFVPARRAARLDPARSMRGE
- a CDS encoding DUF4097 family beta strand repeat-containing protein, yielding MSVRLSSAIAASLLVIVPALASAQSLTFEKTVTVGASPSLDVSTGSGEVTVQGGSGNAMVIKGTVKVRTGWNVPSNAADLAQRLLANPPITQSGDAVTVGKIADEDTRRAVSVSYQITVPAPTAVQANSGSGSVSVTGVGGAVKANSGSGSVTAASIGGDVDLRTGSGDISLKDGKKGAALSTGSGSIQATLSGQGDVKANTGSGDISLTGVVGLLTASTGSGSIGVSGKPTGDWKVSAASGNVTVDVPEEQGFSLDASTSSGSLDITAPLTVQGRIDRRRVQGTVHGGGPMLRLSTASGNIAVK
- a CDS encoding DUF4097 family beta strand repeat-containing protein, translated to MSLRFSPALAASLLTLAPILAMAQPVPFERSLNVGAAPTLDVSSGSGDVTVRAAAGGAIVVKGLVSVNKGSNAPANAAEIAKQVAANPPIEQTGDAVKVGRISDETTRNAVSIAYEISVPAATGVVVGTGSGDVVVTGVKTVKASSGSGDVSVAGISGEVDVRTGSGDIALKDAMNKANFSTGSGDIVAALSGSGDVRASTGSGDIRLTGVVGLLSASTGSGSISVEGKPTGDWKVSSASGDVEVAVPAEQGYTLDASTASGDLAVASGLNIEKQPGHRRAQGAVRGGGPTLRLSTASGDIAVK
- a CDS encoding multidrug effflux MFS transporter codes for the protein MTEAPRGHAGLILLLGSLTAIAPMSIDMYLPAFPALQATFATDAAAVQRTLSVFFIGLALGQLFYGPLSDRYGRRRPLLVGLALYTVASAGCALAGSIPQLMCWRGLQALGGCAGVVMARAVVRDVFGPREAARVLSSLMLVMGVAPILAPMVGGWVLAHAGWRALFGILVAFGAATWVAVARGLPDTPPAARATTLTVASVAAAFGRVARHARFRRFAGAGALAQCVLFAYIAGAPFLYMQVLGLSPTGFAAMFGLNSLGLIAASQINRGLLTRETARDVLSRALVLQILAAALFVVLARAVTPGLFRLAGPVWLVVLLLGFVLPNTTALALAPFDRDAGTASALLGSLQYGTSGLATLVVSAAFDGTLRPMAVAILLFVGGAWVLATRRIPAQPDL
- a CDS encoding FKBP-type peptidyl-prolyl cis-trans isomerase; translation: MILEPTQPSRRALLLGLLTSVTAAACGGSSDTAPTPVNETWVANVPFSTTDLTVGTGDEVVNGLVLSVDYVGWLYSTATSDNKGNPFDTSCPSTCSPLQFTVGAGRLIKGFEQGVVGMKIGGIRRVTIPPDLAYGATGSSPAIPPNATLIFEIRANGVVVTAA